A genome region from Pseudomonas anguilliseptica includes the following:
- a CDS encoding histone deacetylase yields the protein MRLPLVYHDDYSPPFPANHRFPMEKFRLLRDHIVASGLSTDAELLRPELCPADVLALAHCPAYIQRFASGELAHDEQRRLGLPWSAALAQRTIRAVGGSLLAAEQALQHGLACHLAGGTHHAHYDHPAGFCIFNDLAVISQYLLASGKAQRVLIFDCDVHQGDGTARLLESTPEAITVSLHCEKNYPARKAASDWDIPLPNGMADDDYLKEVNDSLNYLLPLYQPDIVLYDAGVDVHQHDALGYLNLTDAGIAARDEAVLNHCLSRDIPVVGLIGGGYDKDRLALAKRHGILHHSAAQVWQASGLG from the coding sequence ATGCGCCTGCCGCTGGTCTACCACGACGATTACAGCCCGCCCTTCCCGGCCAATCATCGTTTCCCCATGGAGAAGTTTCGCCTGCTGCGCGATCACATTGTCGCCAGCGGCCTAAGCACCGATGCCGAACTGCTGCGCCCTGAACTGTGCCCCGCCGACGTACTCGCCCTGGCCCACTGCCCGGCCTATATCCAGCGCTTTGCCAGCGGCGAACTGGCCCATGACGAGCAACGCCGCCTCGGCCTGCCCTGGAGCGCCGCCCTGGCGCAACGCACCATTCGCGCCGTGGGCGGCTCGCTGCTGGCGGCTGAGCAGGCGCTGCAACATGGATTGGCTTGCCATCTGGCTGGCGGCACCCACCACGCGCATTACGATCACCCAGCCGGGTTCTGCATCTTCAATGACCTGGCAGTAATCAGTCAGTACCTGCTAGCCAGTGGCAAGGCCCAGCGCGTGCTGATATTCGACTGTGACGTGCACCAGGGCGATGGCACCGCGCGCCTGCTGGAGAGCACCCCGGAGGCGATCACCGTATCACTGCACTGCGAAAAGAATTACCCGGCGCGCAAAGCCGCCAGCGACTGGGACATTCCCCTGCCCAACGGCATGGCCGATGACGACTACCTCAAGGAGGTCAACGACAGCCTCAACTACCTGCTGCCGCTGTACCAGCCGGATATCGTGCTCTACGACGCCGGCGTCGATGTGCACCAGCACGATGCCCTCGGTTATCTCAACCTGACGGATGCTGGTATCGCAGCCCGTGACGAAGCTGTACTCAACCACTGCCTGAGCCGTGACATTCCCGTAGTCGGGCTGATCGGCGGCGGCTACGACAAGGACCGCCTAGCCCTAGCCAAGCGTCACGGGATTCTGCACCACAGCGCCGCGCAGGTTTGGCAGGCGAGCGGGCTGGGATAA
- a CDS encoding TIGR03862 family flavoprotein produces the protein MNSALPKSAPRVAIIGGGPAGLMAAEVLAQGGVQVDLYDGMPSVGRKFLLAGVGGMNITHSEAKPAFVARYGARQAEVAELLQDFDAEALCAWIHGLGIDTFVGTSGRVFPTDMKAAPLLRAWLKRLRELGVQIHTRHRWQGWDSQGALRITSPCGEHRVNTDATLLALGGASWARLGSDGAWVSLLQDRGVTIAPLQASNCGFDVSAWSPFLRDKFAGAPLKNVSLSLAGAAPRLGECVLTASGIEGSLVYALSAAIRESINQHGSATVHLDLLPQTPLSKLQAALSKPRGSQSMAKHLHRQAGIDGVKAALLRELASAAAFNDPAQLASAIKALPITLVRPRPLDEAISTAGGVPFEQLDGQLMLKALPGTFCAGEMLDWEAPTGGYLLTACFASGRCAALGMLEWLQHPAE, from the coding sequence ATGAACAGTGCCTTGCCAAAGTCCGCTCCACGCGTTGCCATTATCGGCGGCGGCCCTGCCGGGCTGATGGCCGCTGAAGTGCTGGCCCAGGGCGGTGTGCAGGTCGATCTTTACGACGGCATGCCTTCGGTGGGGCGCAAATTCCTCCTGGCCGGGGTCGGCGGAATGAATATCACCCATTCCGAGGCCAAGCCGGCCTTTGTCGCTCGTTATGGTGCGCGCCAGGCAGAAGTGGCCGAGCTGCTGCAGGATTTCGATGCCGAAGCCCTGTGCGCCTGGATTCACGGCCTGGGCATCGACACCTTTGTCGGCACCTCAGGCAGGGTATTTCCAACCGACATGAAAGCCGCGCCGCTGTTGCGCGCCTGGCTCAAACGTCTGCGCGAACTGGGTGTACAGATACACACCCGCCATCGTTGGCAGGGTTGGGATAGCCAGGGTGCGCTGCGAATCACCTCGCCCTGCGGCGAGCACAGAGTAAATACCGACGCCACCCTGCTGGCCCTGGGTGGCGCCAGCTGGGCGCGGCTGGGCTCGGACGGCGCCTGGGTCAGCCTGTTGCAAGACCGAGGCGTGACTATCGCGCCCTTGCAGGCGAGCAACTGCGGCTTTGATGTCAGCGCCTGGAGCCCGTTTCTGCGGGACAAATTCGCCGGCGCGCCGCTGAAGAACGTCAGCCTTAGCCTGGCCGGCGCAGCGCCACGCCTGGGCGAGTGTGTACTGACCGCCAGCGGCATCGAAGGTAGCCTGGTCTACGCCCTGTCAGCAGCCATTCGTGAATCGATCAACCAGCATGGCAGTGCCACCGTGCACCTCGATCTGCTGCCGCAGACGCCGCTGAGCAAACTGCAGGCGGCCCTGAGCAAACCGCGCGGCTCGCAGTCCATGGCCAAACACCTGCATCGCCAGGCCGGGATCGACGGCGTCAAGGCCGCCCTGCTGCGCGAACTGGCCAGCGCTGCAGCCTTCAATGACCCGGCGCAGCTGGCCAGTGCAATCAAGGCCCTGCCTATCACTCTGGTGCGTCCGCGGCCATTGGATGAGGCGATCAGCACAGCCGGCGGCGTACCATTCGAACAACTGGACGGCCAGCTGATGCTCAAGGCGCTGCCTGGCACCTTCTGCGCCGGGGAAATGCTTGACTGGGAGGCGCCCACCGGCGGCTATCTGCTGACCGCCTGCTTTGCCAGCGGTCGCTGTGCAGCTCTGGGCATGCTGGAATGGCTGCAACACCCCGCAGAATAA
- the zapE gene encoding cell division protein ZapE — translation MTPLERYQADLKRPDFFHDAAQETAVRHLQRLYDDLVAADKGSAGVFGKLFGKKPQGPVKGLYFWGGVGRGKTYLVDTFFDALPFEKKMRTHFHRFMKRVHEEMRTLKGEKNPLTIIGKRFADEAKVICFDEFFVSDITDAMILATLMEELFKNGVSLVATSNIVPDGLYKDGLQRARFLPAIALLKQHTEIVNVDSGIDYRLRALEQAELFHWPLDAAAEESLQKSFVSLLPEHCEVQENEALMIENRAIVARKVGDDVAWFEFRELCDGPRSQNDYIELGKVFHAVLLANVEQMSTAKDDMARRFINLVDEFYDRNVKLIISAEVELKDLYTGGRLTFEFQRTLSRLLEMQSHEFLARPHKP, via the coding sequence ATGACGCCCCTAGAACGCTACCAGGCTGACCTTAAACGCCCCGATTTCTTTCATGATGCCGCCCAGGAAACGGCGGTGCGTCATCTGCAGCGCCTGTATGACGACCTGGTCGCCGCCGACAAGGGCAGCGCCGGCGTATTCGGCAAGCTGTTCGGCAAAAAGCCGCAGGGGCCGGTCAAGGGCCTGTATTTCTGGGGCGGCGTCGGTCGCGGTAAAACCTACCTGGTCGACACCTTCTTCGACGCGCTGCCGTTCGAGAAGAAGATGCGTACGCACTTCCACCGCTTTATGAAGCGCGTGCATGAAGAAATGCGCACCCTCAAGGGCGAAAAGAACCCGCTGACCATTATCGGCAAGCGCTTCGCCGACGAAGCCAAGGTCATCTGCTTCGACGAGTTCTTCGTCAGTGACATTACCGATGCCATGATCCTCGCCACCCTCATGGAAGAGCTGTTCAAGAACGGTGTGAGCCTGGTCGCCACCTCCAATATCGTGCCCGATGGCCTGTACAAGGACGGCCTGCAGCGTGCGCGTTTCCTGCCGGCGATTGCCCTGCTCAAGCAGCACACCGAGATCGTCAACGTCGACAGCGGTATCGATTACCGCCTGCGTGCGTTGGAGCAGGCTGAGCTGTTCCATTGGCCGCTGGACGCTGCGGCCGAGGAAAGCCTGCAGAAGAGTTTTGTCAGTCTGCTGCCCGAGCACTGCGAGGTGCAGGAAAACGAGGCGCTGATGATCGAAAACCGCGCCATCGTGGCGCGTAAGGTCGGTGACGACGTGGCCTGGTTCGAGTTCCGCGAGCTGTGCGATGGCCCGCGCAGCCAGAACGACTACATCGAGTTGGGCAAGGTCTTCCACGCCGTGCTGCTGGCCAACGTCGAGCAGATGAGCACCGCCAAGGACGACATGGCCCGGCGCTTTATCAACCTGGTGGACGAGTTCTACGACCGCAACGTCAAGCTGATCATCTCCGCCGAAGTGGAGCTGAAAGACCTCTACACCGGCGGTCGCCTGACCTTCGAGTTCCAGCGCACGCTGAGTCGTCTGCTGGAAATGCAGTCCCACGAGTTTCTCGCGCGGCCGCACAAGCCTTAA
- a CDS encoding VOC family protein: protein MLHSIELKTFVPARDFALSQAFYQALGFKPGWVSDDMAYFSHGEHCAFLLQNFYVKEQAENFVMHLLVENVEAWWQKVLDEQLGERFGVRLVPPQDQPWGMRDFVIIDPSGVLWRIAQNTERLAE, encoded by the coding sequence ATGTTGCACAGCATTGAACTGAAGACCTTTGTGCCGGCCCGCGACTTCGCGTTGAGCCAGGCGTTTTATCAGGCTCTGGGCTTCAAGCCGGGCTGGGTCAGCGACGACATGGCCTATTTCAGCCATGGCGAGCATTGCGCCTTTCTGTTGCAGAACTTCTACGTCAAGGAGCAGGCGGAAAACTTCGTCATGCACCTGCTGGTGGAAAACGTCGAGGCCTGGTGGCAGAAGGTACTGGATGAGCAGTTGGGCGAGCGCTTCGGCGTGCGCCTGGTGCCGCCCCAGGATCAGCCCTGGGGCATGCGCGACTTTGTGATCATCGACCCCAGCGGCGTACTCTGGCGGATTGCGCAGAACACCGAGCGCCTAGCCGAGTAA
- a CDS encoding DEAD/DEAH box helicase, with the protein MTFASLGLIEPLLRTLDSLDYKTPTAVQAQAIVPILKGRDLMAAAQTGTGKTAGFALPVLQRLMMEGPQVASNSVRALVLVPTRELAEQVLQSFITYGQHLPMRSYAVYGGVSINPQMMKLRKGLDVLVATPGRLLDLYRQNAVKFNQVQTLVLDEADRMLDLGFANELESVFAALPKKRQTLLFSATFSDAIRAMAGQMLNDPLSIEVSPRNAAAKSVKQWLIPVDKKRKSELFLHLYQSKRWSQALVFVKTRKGVDELEAELQRHGISADSIHGDKPQATRQRALQRFKDGEVKVLVATDVAARGLDIDDMPLVVNFDLPIVAEGYVHRIGRTGRAGTTGQAVSLVCADEVQLLSAIETLTQQVLQRIDEPDFIPDHRVPQTLPGGQVVKKPKKPKKPKVVGGGKGGSLGRWMETDEPAAPVVKAVRKVPSFGGKPAKGGR; encoded by the coding sequence ATGACGTTTGCCTCCCTCGGCCTGATCGAGCCTCTGCTACGCACCCTCGACAGCCTCGACTACAAAACCCCCACGGCCGTGCAGGCTCAGGCGATCGTGCCGATCCTCAAGGGCCGTGATCTGATGGCCGCTGCGCAGACTGGCACCGGCAAGACCGCCGGCTTTGCCCTGCCGGTGCTGCAACGACTGATGATGGAAGGGCCGCAGGTGGCCAGTAATTCGGTGCGTGCGTTGGTGCTGGTGCCGACCCGTGAGCTGGCCGAGCAGGTGTTGCAGAGCTTTATCACCTATGGCCAGCACCTTCCGATGCGCAGTTATGCGGTGTATGGCGGGGTCAGTATCAACCCGCAGATGATGAAGCTGCGCAAAGGGCTGGACGTGCTGGTAGCCACTCCGGGTCGTTTGCTCGACCTCTATCGGCAGAACGCGGTGAAATTCAACCAGGTGCAGACCCTGGTGCTGGATGAAGCCGACCGTATGCTCGACCTGGGCTTTGCCAACGAGCTGGAGAGTGTGTTCGCTGCGCTGCCGAAAAAGCGCCAGACCCTGCTGTTCTCCGCGACCTTTTCCGACGCCATTCGCGCCATGGCCGGGCAGATGCTCAACGACCCGCTGAGCATTGAAGTCAGCCCGCGCAACGCCGCCGCCAAGTCGGTCAAGCAGTGGCTGATCCCGGTGGACAAAAAACGCAAGAGCGAGCTGTTTCTGCACCTGTACCAGAGCAAGCGCTGGAGCCAGGCCCTGGTGTTTGTAAAAACCCGCAAGGGTGTGGATGAGCTGGAAGCCGAGCTGCAACGCCACGGCATCAGTGCCGACTCGATTCACGGCGACAAACCCCAAGCCACCCGCCAGCGCGCCTTGCAGCGCTTCAAGGACGGTGAGGTCAAGGTCCTGGTGGCCACCGATGTGGCGGCCCGTGGTCTGGATATCGACGATATGCCGCTGGTGGTCAACTTCGATTTGCCCATCGTTGCTGAAGGCTATGTGCACCGCATCGGCCGTACCGGCCGTGCTGGCACCACCGGTCAGGCCGTATCGCTGGTTTGCGCCGATGAAGTGCAGCTGCTCTCGGCCATCGAAACCCTGACCCAGCAAGTGTTGCAGCGCATCGACGAGCCGGACTTTATCCCCGACCACCGCGTACCGCAGACTCTGCCCGGTGGCCAGGTGGTGAAAAAGCCGAAGAAACCGAAGAAGCCGAAAGTGGTGGGCGGTGGCAAAGGCGGCAGCCTAGGGCGTTGGATGGAGACCGACGAACCGGCCGCCCCAGTGGTGAAGGCTGTGCGTAAGGTGCCAAGCTTTGGCGGTAAACCAGCCAAGGGCGGCAGATAG
- a CDS encoding PAS domain-containing protein gives MAAQIDIQEVHWLLDIVQCIDVGVIVLDRQYQVEVWNSFMENHSGMGPDEVHGKTLFSLFPEINEAWLRRKVDTVVQLGTRAFSLWEQHPYLMHFKNYQPITGQEDFMYQNVTLLPLAGAKGDVEHICVVIYDMTAAATHKKQLEAAQASR, from the coding sequence ATGGCCGCACAGATAGATATTCAAGAGGTGCACTGGCTGCTCGATATCGTGCAGTGCATCGATGTCGGGGTGATCGTCCTCGATCGCCAGTACCAGGTGGAGGTGTGGAACAGCTTTATGGAGAACCATTCGGGCATGGGCCCGGACGAGGTGCACGGCAAAACCCTGTTCAGCCTGTTCCCGGAAATCAACGAAGCCTGGTTACGGCGCAAGGTCGATACCGTGGTGCAACTCGGCACGCGCGCGTTCAGCCTGTGGGAGCAACACCCCTACCTGATGCACTTCAAGAACTATCAGCCGATCACCGGCCAGGAAGACTTTATGTACCAGAACGTCACCCTACTGCCGCTGGCCGGGGCCAAGGGTGATGTGGAACACATCTGCGTGGTGATCTACGACATGACCGCTGCCGCCACCCACAAGAAGCAGCTGGAAGCGGCGCAGGCCAGCCGTTAA
- the cueR gene encoding Cu(I)-responsive transcriptional regulator, whose translation MNIGQAAKKTGLSAKMIRYYESIDLLPEAGRSDSGYRQYSQQDLHRLAFIKRSRDLGFSLTEVNQLLALWQDRQRASADVKALAAAHISELERKISELSGLRDTLKDLMDNCQGNDRPDCPILRDLESGCCH comes from the coding sequence ATGAATATCGGCCAAGCCGCCAAAAAAACCGGCCTGAGCGCCAAGATGATTCGTTACTACGAAAGCATCGATTTGCTGCCTGAGGCCGGCCGCAGCGACAGCGGCTACCGCCAGTACAGCCAGCAGGACCTGCATCGTCTGGCCTTTATCAAACGCTCACGCGACCTGGGCTTTTCCCTGACCGAAGTCAACCAGCTGCTGGCCTTGTGGCAGGATCGCCAACGCGCCAGTGCCGATGTGAAAGCCCTGGCCGCTGCACATATCAGCGAGCTGGAACGCAAGATCAGCGAACTCAGCGGCCTGCGCGACACCCTCAAGGACTTGATGGACAACTGCCAGGGTAACGACCGCCCGGACTGCCCGATCCTCAGGGATCTGGAATCCGGCTGCTGTCATTGA
- a CDS encoding HAD family hydrolase, producing the protein MSLSAARHWVFDMDGTLTLAVHDFEAIKRALDIPLEHDILGHLAALPEAVAAAKHAWLLEHERELALTAEPAPGAIELVRELHGRGCRLGILTRNAHELALLTLRALGLDDCFAVPDVIGRDEAPPKPDPGGLLHFARTWQVAPSELVMVGDYRFDLECARAAGARSVLVNLAENPWPELADHFAVDCCALQQLL; encoded by the coding sequence GTGAGTCTGAGCGCGGCCCGCCACTGGGTATTCGATATGGATGGCACCCTGACTCTGGCGGTGCACGACTTCGAGGCGATTAAGCGCGCGCTGGATATTCCCCTGGAACACGACATTCTTGGCCATCTGGCCGCGCTGCCCGAGGCGGTGGCGGCGGCCAAGCATGCCTGGCTGCTGGAGCATGAGCGCGAACTGGCGTTGACCGCCGAGCCTGCCCCTGGGGCGATTGAGCTGGTGCGCGAGCTGCACGGGCGTGGTTGCCGACTCGGCATCCTCACCCGCAATGCCCATGAGCTGGCGCTGCTGACCCTGCGTGCCCTCGGTCTGGACGACTGCTTTGCCGTGCCGGACGTGATCGGCCGTGACGAGGCGCCGCCCAAGCCCGATCCGGGTGGGCTGCTGCATTTCGCCAGAACCTGGCAGGTCGCACCGAGCGAGCTGGTGATGGTAGGCGATTACCGCTTTGACCTGGAGTGTGCCCGCGCTGCGGGTGCGCGCAGCGTGCTGGTCAACCTGGCGGAAAACCCCTGGCCGGAATTGGCCGATCATTTCGCCGTGGATTGCTGCGCCTTGCAGCAGCTGTTGTAG
- the tesB gene encoding acyl-CoA thioesterase II produces MSQVLDELVALLTLETIEENLFRGVSQDLGFRQLYGGQVLGQCVSAASQTVDTVRHVHSMHGYFLRPGDATLPVVYQVERVRDGGSFSTRRVTAIQKGKPIFTCSASFQFDEEGFHHQNRMPEVPGPEELKSETELARMVEAMIPERMRECAISDKPIEIRPVTIGNPFAPKPSEPVKHVWFRAAGELPDEPQLHKLLLVYASDFNLLTTSMLPHGVSVWQKFMQVASLDHSLWFHGNLRMDDWLLYSMDSPWAGNARGFSRGSIFNRQGQLVASVAQEGLTRVREDWK; encoded by the coding sequence ATGAGTCAGGTGTTGGATGAGTTGGTCGCCCTGCTGACCCTGGAAACCATCGAAGAAAACCTGTTTCGCGGGGTCAGCCAGGATCTCGGCTTTCGCCAGTTGTATGGCGGCCAGGTGCTGGGGCAGTGCGTTTCAGCGGCCAGCCAGACGGTGGATACCGTGCGTCATGTGCATTCTATGCACGGCTACTTCCTGCGCCCCGGTGATGCCACGCTGCCGGTGGTGTATCAGGTTGAGCGCGTGCGTGATGGCGGCAGCTTCAGTACACGGCGGGTGACGGCGATCCAGAAGGGCAAGCCGATCTTTACCTGCAGTGCGTCGTTCCAGTTCGATGAAGAAGGCTTTCATCATCAGAACCGGATGCCTGAAGTGCCGGGGCCGGAAGAGCTGAAATCGGAAACCGAGCTGGCGCGCATGGTCGAAGCCATGATTCCCGAACGTATGCGTGAGTGCGCTATCAGTGACAAGCCGATCGAGATTCGCCCGGTCACCATCGGCAACCCCTTCGCGCCAAAGCCCAGTGAGCCGGTCAAGCACGTGTGGTTCCGCGCCGCGGGCGAGCTGCCGGATGAACCGCAACTGCACAAGCTGCTGCTGGTCTACGCTAGTGATTTCAACCTGCTGACCACCTCAATGCTGCCGCACGGGGTTTCCGTCTGGCAGAAGTTTATGCAGGTCGCCAGCCTCGACCACTCGCTGTGGTTTCACGGCAACCTGCGTATGGACGACTGGCTGCTGTACAGCATGGACAGCCCCTGGGCCGGCAATGCCCGCGGTTTCTCCCGTGGCAGCATCTTCAATCGTCAGGGCCAGTTGGTCGCCTCGGTTGCCCAGGAAGGGCTTACCCGCGTGCGAGAGGATTGGAAGTGA
- a CDS encoding response regulator produces MIPLVVCDDSNMARKQLIRALPPEWPVTISQATNGQEALAALRQGLGQVMLLDLTMPVLDGYETLAAMRAEGLACKVVVVSGDVQEEALRRVKELGALAFIKKPADPEILRSTLLELGLFAPKATPGAIAQAAVLDELKVNFRDALREVTNVAMGRAAALLAKALGVFVQLPVPQVNIFEVSELHMTLTDAMRGERLSAVCQGFIGDGIAGESLLLFHDSEVADMARLLNWQPKDDLETSEMLLDLASILIGACLAGIAEQIDVRFSQGHPQLLGQHSSIERLIHLNQRRWKKTLAVEISYSLEAHNIHFDLLLLFTEDSIKRLTNKINYLMS; encoded by the coding sequence GTGATTCCACTAGTGGTCTGCGACGACTCGAACATGGCGCGCAAGCAGTTGATCCGCGCCCTGCCGCCCGAATGGCCGGTGACCATCAGCCAGGCCACCAATGGCCAGGAAGCCCTGGCTGCACTGCGCCAGGGTCTGGGCCAGGTGATGCTGCTGGACCTGACCATGCCAGTACTCGACGGCTATGAAACCCTCGCAGCCATGCGCGCAGAAGGCCTGGCCTGCAAAGTCGTGGTAGTCTCCGGCGACGTGCAGGAAGAAGCCCTACGCCGGGTCAAGGAACTCGGCGCCCTGGCCTTTATCAAGAAGCCTGCCGACCCCGAGATACTGCGCAGCACCCTGCTCGAACTCGGCCTGTTCGCCCCCAAGGCGACGCCTGGCGCCATCGCCCAGGCGGCGGTACTGGATGAGCTGAAGGTCAACTTCCGCGATGCCCTGCGCGAGGTCACCAACGTCGCCATGGGCCGCGCCGCCGCGCTGCTGGCCAAGGCGCTCGGGGTCTTTGTGCAGTTGCCGGTGCCGCAGGTGAATATCTTCGAAGTCAGCGAGCTGCATATGACCCTCACCGACGCCATGCGCGGCGAACGCCTGAGCGCGGTGTGCCAGGGCTTTATCGGCGACGGTATCGCCGGCGAGTCGCTGCTGCTGTTCCACGACTCCGAAGTGGCCGATATGGCGCGTCTGCTCAACTGGCAGCCGAAGGATGACCTGGAAACCTCGGAAATGCTCCTGGATCTGGCCAGCATCCTGATCGGCGCGTGCCTGGCCGGGATTGCCGAGCAGATCGACGTGCGCTTCTCCCAAGGCCATCCACAACTGCTTGGTCAGCATTCTTCCATCGAGCGGCTGATCCACCTCAACCAGCGTCGCTGGAAGAAGACTCTGGCGGTGGAAATCAGCTACAGCCTGGAAGCACACAACATCCACTTCGACCTGCTGCTGCTGTTTACCGAAGACTCGATCAAGCGCCTGACCAACAAGATCAACTACCTGATGAGTTAA
- the ampC gene encoding class C beta-lactamase, with amino-acid sequence MYAKLSTLPALLAALAFGTAAHAEDTLQSLVDTTIRPVMAEHDIAGMAVAITHNGQAHYFNYGVARLDDQQPVTSDTLFEIGSLSKPLTATLAALAQATGKLTLADSAGQHWPELQGSQLEHASLLNLGTYTASGLPLQFPDNVTDPASMLSYYRQWQPEHIAGTHRRYSNPSIGLLGYLAARSIGQPFPTLMEGTLFPALGMSHSYIQVPAAQMPCYAYGYSKDNQPLRVSPGMLDAEAYGVKASAKDLLRFVQANLDPASLTKDLQRAIAITHAGYYRAGEMTQGLGWERYPYPISLERLQAGNSPAMALESKPATRLAPPETEPGDSLFNKTGSTGGFGAYAVFVPSQNLGLVMLANKNYPNAARIKAAHAILSALDKHSPTH; translated from the coding sequence ATGTATGCAAAACTCAGCACACTGCCGGCCCTACTGGCAGCACTGGCATTCGGCACTGCCGCACACGCCGAAGACACACTGCAGTCACTGGTGGACACCACTATTCGCCCAGTGATGGCGGAACACGATATTGCCGGCATGGCCGTGGCAATCACTCACAACGGCCAGGCCCACTACTTCAACTATGGCGTTGCACGCCTGGACGACCAGCAACCGGTAACCAGCGATACCCTGTTTGAAATCGGTTCGCTGAGTAAACCCCTCACCGCCACCCTAGCCGCACTGGCCCAGGCTACCGGCAAGCTGACCCTCGCCGACAGCGCCGGCCAGCACTGGCCCGAGCTGCAAGGCAGCCAGCTGGAACACGCCAGCTTGCTTAACCTCGGCACCTACACCGCCAGCGGACTGCCGCTGCAGTTCCCCGACAACGTGACCGACCCGGCCAGCATGCTCAGCTATTACCGCCAGTGGCAGCCCGAGCATATTGCCGGCACTCACAGACGCTATTCCAACCCCAGTATTGGCCTGCTCGGCTACCTCGCCGCGCGCAGCATAGGCCAGCCGTTCCCCACACTGATGGAAGGCACGCTGTTCCCCGCGCTCGGCATGTCGCACAGCTATATCCAGGTGCCGGCGGCGCAGATGCCTTGCTATGCCTATGGCTACAGCAAGGACAACCAGCCGCTGCGCGTCAGCCCGGGCATGCTCGACGCCGAAGCCTATGGGGTGAAAGCCAGCGCCAAGGACCTGTTGCGCTTTGTCCAGGCCAACCTTGATCCGGCCAGTCTCACCAAGGACCTGCAGCGCGCCATCGCCATCACCCACGCAGGCTATTACCGCGCCGGCGAGATGACCCAGGGCCTCGGCTGGGAGCGCTACCCCTACCCGATCAGCCTGGAACGCCTGCAAGCCGGTAACTCTCCGGCCATGGCCCTGGAGTCGAAACCTGCTACACGCCTCGCACCGCCGGAAACCGAGCCAGGCGACAGCCTGTTCAATAAAACCGGCTCAACCGGCGGCTTCGGCGCCTATGCGGTGTTTGTCCCCAGTCAGAACCTCGGCCTGGTTATGCTGGCCAACAAAAACTACCCCAACGCTGCCAGAATCAAGGCCGCCCACGCCATACTGAGCGCGTTGGATAAGCACTCCCCCACACACTGA
- a CDS encoding aminotransferase class V-fold PLP-dependent enzyme, which translates to MSDLYPSIDPDGLIEYSVVYTDRSLNHMSQSFQGVMKDISSTLKQVYNAHAMAIVPGSGTYGMEAVARQLATGQKCLVLRNGWFSYRWTQIFEMGQIPSESIVLKARPVAEGSQAAFSPPRLVDVLAVIAAEKPQVVFAPHVETSSGMILPDGYLRAVADAVHAVGGLFVLDCIASGTLWVDMQACGIDVLISAPQKGWSASPCCALVMLSEAAQARVEATQSTSFACDLKKWLQIMQAYEQGGHAYHATMPSDALARFRDAMREAEAIGFATVRNQQQELGERVRALLASKGFKSVAAEGFEAPGVVVCYTTDASIKNGSKFAAQGLQIAAGVPLQCDEPADFQTFRLGLFGLDKLGNIDRTVATLEQALDKVLAE; encoded by the coding sequence ATGTCTGACCTCTACCCCAGCATCGACCCCGACGGCCTGATCGAATACTCGGTGGTCTACACCGACCGCTCCCTCAACCATATGTCGCAGTCGTTTCAGGGCGTGATGAAGGATATCTCCAGCACCCTGAAACAGGTCTACAACGCCCATGCGATGGCCATCGTGCCCGGTAGCGGCACCTATGGCATGGAAGCGGTGGCGCGTCAGCTGGCCACCGGACAGAAGTGCCTGGTGCTACGCAATGGCTGGTTCAGCTACCGCTGGACGCAGATTTTCGAGATGGGGCAGATCCCCTCTGAGTCGATTGTGCTCAAGGCGCGCCCGGTCGCCGAGGGCAGCCAGGCTGCGTTCTCACCGCCACGGCTGGTCGATGTGCTGGCAGTAATTGCTGCGGAAAAACCGCAGGTGGTGTTCGCCCCGCATGTGGAAACCTCTTCCGGGATGATTCTGCCAGACGGCTACCTGCGCGCCGTGGCGGATGCTGTGCATGCGGTCGGCGGCCTGTTTGTGCTCGATTGCATCGCCTCGGGCACCCTCTGGGTGGATATGCAGGCCTGCGGTATCGACGTGCTGATCAGCGCACCGCAGAAAGGTTGGAGCGCCTCACCGTGTTGCGCCCTGGTGATGCTCAGCGAGGCCGCCCAGGCCCGCGTCGAAGCCACCCAGAGCACCAGCTTTGCCTGTGACCTGAAGAAGTGGCTGCAGATCATGCAGGCCTACGAGCAGGGCGGCCACGCCTACCACGCGACCATGCCCAGCGATGCCCTGGCGCGTTTCCGTGATGCCATGCGCGAGGCCGAAGCCATTGGCTTTGCCACCGTGCGCAACCAGCAGCAGGAACTCGGTGAGCGTGTGCGCGCCTTGCTCGCCAGCAAAGGCTTCAAGAGCGTCGCCGCCGAAGGCTTTGAAGCCCCAGGTGTGGTGGTGTGCTACACCACCGACGCCAGCATCAAGAACGGCAGCAAATTCGCCGCCCAGGGCCTGCAAATCGCAGCCGGCGTGCCATTGCAGTGTGATGAGCCGGCGGATTTCCAGACCTTCCGCCTGGGCCTGTTCGGCCTGGACAAGCTGGGCAATATCGACCGCACCGTGGCGACCCTGGAGCAGGCGCTGGATAAGGTGCTGGCGGAGTAA